A DNA window from Pirellulales bacterium contains the following coding sequences:
- a CDS encoding GntR family transcriptional regulator codes for MDLSGFVLESDDGSALKHERLRDYLLAELRSGRLLPGQALPSEPDLVRRLGISRNTIRQAFGELEESGLIRRVRGKGTFVSKEAAPADTKSLRVFALVLPELRGGYYPSIIRTFEEVAGDLNFQVMTCNSSNDIRKQGDIVLQLIDKQVAGVALVPATTPATPPHQVIQLQKHGIPVVFCHRCVEGVSAPLLALPFFEVGRRAGTALLEQGHRRVAYMDSFRDKSGEAFESGLRWALESAGESLPDQLVCYGSGTSPDPAVHEKEALAQLKTLLALPSPPTAIATGFTSFSEMVYMLLGDLGKRLPDDISLISFGGKWREGAASRRLTTITVDESATARRAVQLLDEMCNGKRPMDDNEDFSIPLSLYEGHTLGKPGVPKQLAS; via the coding sequence ATGGATCTCAGCGGATTTGTTCTCGAAAGCGACGACGGTTCGGCACTGAAGCACGAACGGCTGCGCGACTATTTGTTGGCCGAACTTCGCTCGGGCCGACTGTTGCCTGGGCAGGCCCTGCCGTCCGAACCCGATCTTGTCAGGCGGCTGGGAATTTCCCGTAACACCATACGTCAAGCCTTTGGTGAATTGGAAGAGAGCGGCTTGATTCGTCGCGTCCGTGGCAAAGGAACCTTTGTGTCCAAAGAAGCTGCACCGGCCGACACCAAGAGCTTGCGCGTCTTTGCGTTGGTGCTGCCGGAGTTGCGCGGCGGCTATTATCCGTCGATCATCCGCACCTTTGAGGAGGTGGCGGGCGATTTGAACTTCCAGGTGATGACTTGCAACAGCAGCAACGATATTCGCAAGCAAGGGGATATCGTGTTGCAATTAATCGACAAGCAAGTGGCCGGCGTGGCGCTCGTGCCGGCGACGACTCCGGCAACGCCGCCACACCAAGTGATCCAGCTCCAGAAGCACGGCATTCCGGTCGTGTTTTGCCACCGCTGCGTCGAGGGTGTGTCGGCGCCGCTATTGGCGTTGCCGTTTTTCGAAGTCGGCCGGCGCGCGGGAACGGCGCTGCTGGAACAGGGCCATCGCCGTGTGGCCTATATGGATTCTTTCCGCGACAAGTCGGGCGAGGCGTTTGAGTCGGGATTGCGCTGGGCGTTGGAATCGGCCGGGGAGAGTTTGCCAGACCAGCTTGTTTGCTATGGCTCGGGCACCAGTCCCGATCCGGCGGTTCACGAGAAAGAAGCGCTTGCGCAGCTAAAGACATTGCTCGCTTTGCCCAGTCCGCCGACCGCAATTGCCACGGGGTTTACCAGCTTTTCTGAAATGGTCTACATGTTGCTTGGCGACCTCGGCAAGCGTCTTCCGGACGACATTTCGCTGATCAGCTTCGGCGGCAAATGGCGCGAAGGGGCCGCGTCGCGGCGGCTCACGACCATCACCGTCGACGAATCGGCAACGGCGCGGCGCGCGGTGCAATTGCTCGACGAAATGTGCAATGGAAAGCGGCCGATGGACGACAACGAAGATTTTTCGATTCCGTTGAGTTTGTACGAAGGGCACACCTTGGGGAAACCTGGAGTGCCAAAA